Genomic DNA from Fusarium oxysporum Fo47 chromosome IX, complete sequence:
CGACCTTGAACTGCGCGCAGTGATTCTCGAACTTCCTTTCTTCCTCGGTTTGGCACAGGCGAATTCTGCGGCGGAAGAATCGGTACACCATTAGCACCTCCCAGATGCTTGGATATTTGATACTGAGAATATCTGCGTGAAGCTCGTCTTTCCAGGTCTCCACCCTTCTGCAGAGCTGCCAGGGCACTCGAGGTATTGTCGggcggaggtggtggaggcggAGGGAACGAGTCGATATTTAGCTCCCCTCCAGGTGGTCCAGGTGGTGCTGGAGGTCCAGTAGGAATACTACTTTCGCCCTCTGGATAAGGTGGAACAACTGGCATACTTTGCATCGTGTTGCTAGAAAGGGAAGACTGCTCTGATATGGCggaagctcgagaagatTCTCGCTGGGCATTAAAGCGACGTGGGGACTGGTTGGTACTGCCACCCGACTGACGCAAAGAATCAGTCGGTTGCGAATCAGGCTGGAAACCATTCTCTAGACCCTCTTCTAACATATTGGTGAGTCCGCTGTTGCCGCTTCCAACGGTACTGACGCTGGTTGCCCTGTCGGGAGGTGCATGGCCGTCACGGTCCCGAGCTTGCTTCTGGCGGAGCTTCTGTTGTTTGCGCTTTAGGCCGTGTAACAGATTAATAATGATGTCCCGGATCCTAGGCAAATATTTCTCCAAACTTTCGGCACTCGCCTCTTGGCTCAATGTCGCTTCGAGAATATGTCGCAGCAGATCGGGCACGTTTCCTAAATCAGATGTGTCAACGTGGATGGCCGTGAATGCGCGACACGCCATATTGAATTCATAACCCAAGCGCACGTAAACGTCAGACACTTGGCTATCGGTAGCTTGTCCGCGCGACCATTGGGTCAAGGTCTCGAGAAGCTGTTTTGTTGCGACAAGGAGGTGTGTGACGCTCTTTTCGATCTGCGATAGAGGCATATTGGAACCGCTGCCGGAACCCTGAGAGATCATGGAGCGTCAGCATCTTGCTTTGCAATTGGGCATGGACGTGGGGCAGGGCTCGGCAGGGGCAGTCTTGCCCACGCTGAGCATTATGATATACTCACTTCACGGTTCATCCTTCGAGACCCAGTCGATTGTACAGATCTCGCTGAGGCGCTCGAGGCTCGAGCCTGGAGCGCCGGCGAAATGGATCGAACAGGAACATTTGGTGGTGGCCCTGGCTCAGCGCCAGGCGAGCGACGATGGGCGAAGGCGCGTTGGGAACCGGATGACGGAGCTTGCATGACGGACGATGTATGCTCGGATGTATGTATCTAAGTCGCGACGATATATTCGTTGTCGGTGACGGTCCAGGGAGTGAATAAGAAGCGGGAGCCTCCGTCGACGAGCAGGTGGCTTAAGAGATTAAGCTCGGTGGAAGTGCTTAATCTACGGATTTTGGGTGCCTTCGAGGGGCAAGAGGCATCATCAAAACGAGCGGCAGGCAAAGCGGATCGCAAATTCGATTGTCGTAGTACGAAAAAGGGCGTCGCGAAAAAAGATCGAGGCAGGCGATGTACCTGGTGAGAGTGCGGCTGACGTTGGGAGAGAGGATTGAATTGTGGGAGGATAGTCGAACACTGTAGAGggtggatggatggattgaatgaatgatgatggtggACAGTAGGTAGTGGATGAAGGTTCCGTATGGGCTCTAGCGGGTACCAGATACAGCACGACATCAGTGATTCGACAGCTGAAAATAGGTACCAAGACCAGTGCCCAACCTTACCTGACCTTGGTCCAGATGGAGATGACCCTTGTATAAGCACGTGCCACTTCCCATGGCGTTTATTCTGCAACCTAGGAACTGAGAGCATGAGATCCAATTCTGGGGGACGGGGAGCCTATGAACCAACAGTTTTTATGATCATGGGGCTTTATTAGCGATAAGGCTTGGACACAGCCGTTTTAACATTCTTCAGAAACCGTTGTCATAATGCACTAAAACTGTCATTCGGAATGCTGCTAGCCAATCCAATCACATACCATTCATTGTAATTAGAGGTTGCCCGCATAAATGTTCATGAACCCGGCACAAATTGTGCTAATGCATAATGCAAACAATCTACTCGAGTTACACTATCTTATAATGATATCATGGAGAGAATCGGCGCAAACTATGCCAAGTCGTTTCATAGTTGGTTCAATATATCCCGCGGTACGGGCTGTCGGCTAGGGAACGGCTTTACCGCTACCACGCCTTGGCCAGCCACTTCATGGATCTGGGGTTAATAAACTTGGCTATTGTTTCGAGAAACTGTTTCGTTGGGacgaggttcttgatgagtATTTTATTGCGGTCAATAATACGTTCAACGAACGATATGGTATCCCAAGTTCCTATCCTTAACGAATGGTGCTGTCCAAGCAATAAGTTCTCTTGTAATATCATCAACGCCGGTACGCCATAGTCATTATCCATTCGTGTATCTCGCTGTTGCCTTATTTCATTACTATTTGTATCTCTCTCTCATGCTTCCTCTCCGAGCAGGGCGAATTGGTCGCCAGACACGGTACTAATGTCGAGCTGGGAGAACCCCTTGCCCTTTCTTCCACTGATGAGATGTGGTGGGATCGATCCTCTTCCGTGGTCAACTGTCACGTCTTTGCCCTTGAATTCTTGTGAACCCGAAATGGAGTTTGCAAAGAACATGCCCTCCCAAGAATTAGGATAGTAGAGCTCAATTTTGCCGCTGACTGACTTGTGTTTGGAGTGAAGAACCGAAAGCACGGGTCTGGCCATGCTGATTTCAGCAAGCTCGGATCCTTCCGGGAGAACAATGTATGGATCGCTACCATCTGTCGGATCATAGGGCTTGACAGGAGGAATCGTTTCGCCGATGGTAGCAAGGCTCGTCCACAGGGGCTCCAGAATCGTCACATGCGTATCGCCACTCTTTGTGTCCGTGATGACTGTTGGCTTCGCCTTTTCGTTTATAGTCAACAAACTCGAGTCCAGCACTGGCCAGATTTGCAGCTTCATATCACCAGACTGCGATTTGAAAGACGCTAGTGAGCTCGCGGCGACATCGGCCGTGATATCTCCAGATGCCGTGATGATATCAACTGTGTAGTCGCGTGGTGGGAACTCGCGATCTGGGCGAGCAGCCTTCTGAGCACTAGTGAGAGGCTCATCAATCTTGACCGTGCCTGAAGCAGAGCGCACACGAAACTCAGCAGGTCGAACATTCTGAGGGTTCACTGGCTTCGGTCcaatgttggtgatgatatCGCCTGAGGCCGTTTCGATGTCGAGGAGGTCGTAAAGGGGATACCATCCCTTGACATCGCCGCTGGCTGTATGAATGCGGATTTCGCGGGATGAGAGAGTGTAAGGAACAActtccttgcccttgatcGTTTTGATGCCAGGCGAAGTGATATCACCGCTGGCGCTTCGTATGTTGACCCCATTCTGGACTCCCAGAACGACCCCCTCTTTGAGGTTGACGTCAAGCTGCTGAGTCTCAATGTTAAGATGGTCAAGGATAGTCTCACGATGAGCCGAGACCGTGATACGTATTTGGATGCAAGGAGCCTTGTCGGACGAGCTCCAGTCGACTCTGCGTGGCACCTTGATCTCAAAGACCTGAGTTgtcttgttgaagtcggCCTTAACCCTGAGATTGTCGTGGTTGGAGATAACCTGCAGCTCGATACTAGCAGGCGAGGAATCCTCTACGGGCCGAAGAATAACTTCACCAGAGACATGGGTGCTCCATCCTTTAAGGTCATTGGACTTGACCATTCTTTGTATAATGCTAAGGTTGCGGTCAGATTGGATATCGATTTCCTCAATGAAATGGGCGGAGTGTTGAGGCTTTTCAAGGCAAGTTCGCGAAGGATTCCAGTCGAAGTCATCACCGTCGTCGGCAGGTGGTGCAACGGGATCATTATCCTCGACTGGTTTTGAGTGTGACTAGCAGTTATTTTAGTCCAGATATCGTACTATATCAACATAAGACTTACGCCGTGGTTAGACTGCATAGTAaagctgctgaagatcaTAAAAACGACAGAGAAAATGAGAAGCGAAGCAAGGACTGTCTTGACTTTCTtcctgatgttgaagtttgAGACGGAGTCTTTAAATTGTTGCCAACGTGATGGTTGTTGAGCTGAGTTGTAGGGGCTGCTCATAGACTCTGGAGCATGATTGATCAAAGGTCTATTCTCCTCAGGCCGACCCATTGTAGCTGTAGAAGCAAAGGTTTGATAGTTATTCACTGTAGTTGGTGGCGAAGTTGTTGTAGGTGAGGGCGAGTAAGCAGGTGGTGCGTCAACTGGATGAGCAAACAGAGgagaagctcttggaggAGAACGTGGCGTCGATGCGATGGGGTTCTCCGAGCCACTCGCGTTCTCGTGTGACGAGGCAGTGCTTTCAGGGTTGCATCCAGCAGAGCCTCCGGTATTTAACAacctcctctccctctctgcttcttgaatCTTTGCATCGCGACTCAACTGAGTTGGGTCCTCGACAAGCACATTTGGAACATGAGGTACGTTTTGTCCAGAGCGAGATGACGACGACTCAGACGACGCGTGGAAGTAACCGTCTGTTGGCGAGAGGGCATCAGGTTCATCGTCAGAGTCGGCGGAATAGAGATTGTCAGAGTAAGGAGCAGGCATTTTGTCCTTGTCTCGTTATTGGCGTACAGTATGTTTGTGGGCGTGGGGCGTGTAAGACGGTGCAATTGATCCAGACGCACGCCAAATACCCCTTTTTATTGAAGTAAGAAGGAGATTAAGGTGATGCGTACGTGGCACTCTTCACAAGAGGAATCTGAGCGTGCTCACGCCGTGTATCACCAGATTATTGAGGTGAAGAATGCCAGACGAGATGAGAGAAAGATGAAGTTGAGCTGCGGCGCGGATGAAAAAAAAGAGGGGAACGGGTCTTGCTTACAGCACCTCTCTTTTTGTTTCCTACAATCAGCCTATGGCCATGGTTCTAGACTGAATATTCCTGCTCGGTTACGTTGCTTGGTTGCGATGCTTCTGATCATGTAACGACTTTGGCCGATCACGCTATTGCTCTTTGGGGGCGAGCGTTGAATGTGCATATGAAGCGGCGTAATACTGCAAAATGTCCGATCAAGCCATCCATTTATCGTATTTTCCAACTTATAAGCCATGGTATGTTCAATGCTTCCTTACTTGGCTATACAGTATTTTCAATATCATGAGTTATATTATCTCTACTCCAggtctctcttttctttgtatttcttctttctcctccgACTCAACTTCTCTTCAGAATCTTCCGTTCCCTCGTCTTATCTTCCGTCTCCCACCAGAGCAAGGATCCTCTATCACTTTACAAAAGTTCCCCCAACCTTCACAACCCCGCAGTCCTCTTTCGACCCTTGCCAACTGCCATTCCTGTGCAAGCTCAATTCATAGTTACAATGTTGCGTAAGCCCTGCAGCAAAGGCCGCGAGTTCTTGACATGCGGCTGACGACAACCTGTGACTGTGGAAGATAAAAGAACGAGTCAAGATCGCGAAATGACGTTTGATGATCGAGAATAATCAGCAAGATACGTGATAGGGCTGATTGATAACGACTACTTCTTGGCCAAGCTACCCCAGCCGAGCTTGGATCTGCAGTGCGGCAATAAGCTTCTTTTGTGAGCTGCCAAAGCAATTATGAGCTTGGTGAGCAGCTTCGTCTGGACCTCCTTTCATTCTTAAGTCTAGAACACATTCACTCCAGCAGTGAGCTTCACACCTCAAGCTTCCACCATGCCTTCataattattaccttctCATGGCTGTAATTGCAGTCCAACGAGTCCTAGGGTTACCCAGGGCAGCCCCTCCTGTATGAACCATTCCGCCGGAGCCGGCCCCACATCTCCGGCTCCGATTCCGTGTCCGAAATGGGCATGCTCGATCTCGGATGTTTTCCAGGACCTCTCACAGCTAGCCCGCGGCCTTTCTCAATTCAACAATTTCATAGATGGCGAGTCAGAGTAGCTTTCATTATCGTTTCGAACCTAGTCAAGGAAACTGATGGATTCATCACGAGACCTCATCTTCTTGTAACCACTTCTATCTTGAACAAGGAAATGTCCACCCAATTCTAACCACTGACTCCCAGCACCTCCGAAAATGAGAAACATGCAGTGTCAGCCGAATCATCACCTCGTCTTCTGACGATGGCTGCTGGCCACTTTCTTCTGATATATCAATCCCTTCAACGCCAGAATATTTCCCCATCGTAACGCAATGCCATCCAATCGCTAGATCCTCGCTTTCCAGAATGTTGATGTGAAATTTGCGTGCGTGCGTGCGTGTGTATAGTAAATGTTAATTGTGAAACAGGGGAGGATCCCTGTAGTTTTTTGTGTTTGGCCCTTTTATCTCATCGCTAGTTGGGGCTTCTAGCTCAATCCAAGAATTCTCTTGGAATTCTCGTACACCACCCAAGTGATACTCAAGGCGGGAGCGACCTTCAGAAGGTTGGGTGTAAGGCCCTTGTATAAGCCTCGATACCCTTCTCGTTGAATCGTTTTCCTCGTTACGTCCCAGATACCAGTGTATGTTGCGGGATGCATGGCCGTGCCCTGGGTTTGAAGTCGTGTTCGCACTACGTTCAGGGGGTAGACAACGCTGGCTCCAAAGGCTCCAGATGTGGCGCCGATGATTCCCGTGGCAATGTTTCCGGGTTTGACATCGTCTTCATGGACGTTGTTCTTCCGAGCATAGTACGACTTATAAGACTTTTTTAGTAGTTCAAAAGTGCCCATGTCGATAGCACTGTAGGGAAACATTCCCACGAGTCCCATGGTCAATCCTCGATAGCAGGCACGCACACCACCATCTGCATACATTTTCACAGCGGTCTGGCGAACCAAAGCCGCACCTTGAAGACCGTCCTTGACAGTCTCACATTGTAGGCGGAACTTGAGGGTATCAAGGGGGTAAACCGAAGCCCTGCCAATTATCAGTTTCTAAGTTCTGTCAAGATTTCTGTTAAACTTACTGTGCTATCATGCCAGCAAAGCCACCTGAGGCGAATTTTGACCACGAGCTGAGATGCTTTGGATCACCATGGCCCTCGAAATTGGCAAGTGCGCGTTTTGCCGCTTCATACGAACCAAATTTAATGGCCGTCTCAGGCATGATTTTGATGACATTGAGGCCGTTTCCTAGTCTTGTTAGCATCTTCCATCACATCCAGGGCCAATATGAACCCTAGTTCATTATGATGCAGACTTACCAGCAAAAAGGCTTCGAACACCCCCTGACCGAACAAGATCTCGAAAAGCATCGCCGAACGGTTTTGCTGCGTTTTTCAGAGCAGCGAGAGGACGGCCTTGTCGAAGTGCTGCACCTGCGGTCTCGGTACGACTGGACGTATTCACAAGCAGATAGACCTTCAGCCGATCGAGAGGCGCAGTAGCCGTACGCGACACTCCACCGGCGATGGCACCTGCTAGAAAGTAGCCTGGATCGGGTACAAATTGTGTTAGTCTAAACTTCTTGTGCACTGCTGTTGAAGCTCCAGTGGTGTGTTCATGTTCAGGTCCATGGGTGCCATCGTCGACGTGTTGTGTAAGCGTTTCGGCGATTTCCTGCGATATCTCGGTAGCTGCATCATCGTAGTCGGGATATGAGACTGCGGCCGCGGTAGCCATGTTCTCGGTCTGGTTCGGGGACTCATCCGGATTTGAGGTGCTGGGTTGACTGACGGAAGTCGATGTCCGGTCGGGTGAAGGTATAGGTCTTGGGAAATCGTAGGGGAAAGCGACTCGTAGAAGAGAGCCGAAAAGGGTGATGAAAAGAGAGCGGAAGCCGTCCGTACCTAGACCCTCTAATGTTTCCTCGCTCACAAGTGTGTCTCCTTCTGGAGTCACGCTGACCACCGAGTAGTAAAAGTCAAGTACGGCATGAAGTTGGGAGTCATGGTCGTGGGGCGGCATAAATAGCAGGAAGTTTCTGGGAGTTCATGATCAGCTGCTAAGTCCATGATCGACAAGGAGACGCTTCAAGCAAAATCTCGACTTCGAGAAACCGGTCGCAAATGTATCGCCGATGATAGCGATTGGGCTTGGCACATGACGTTATGAGGGTTATCCCCGCCAAAATGACTGAGGGTCAGTCATGAGCTCTGAGCATCTGATGGGATGCGACTGACAGCCAGTGGAGATCTCAAGTGAAAAATGCAACAAAAAAGCATCCAGATAGAACTGAAAATAAAATACTGACCGCCATTCGTCAAATGTGACATAACCGTCATTGTTGAGGTCCATATCATCGAAGAACTCGGTAAGGCGGCGGTTCGATAGTGTGAGTCCGGCATTCTTGAAAGCTGTTTGAAGCTCAAGTTTGTCCAATTTTCCATTCCCATCTTTATCAATTGATCGAAATAGGGCAAAAAGCTGGCGCTCTGCATTTTCGACAAATTTTCGGAACTCTAAAGGGTGCGAACAGCCAAAAGTAAGCTTTCAACATCGTGGCCGTAGGTACCGAGGCAATATCTGGAAGAGTTGGAGctccaaagtcaaagacagATTTGCGTACCGTTATATTGTATCTTGCCATCGCCGTTTTGATCCACCTCTTCCATTATACGTTTCAGCATATCGTCGGCATTCTTCATGGCTGTAATTGCTCATCAGTATCTCTACCAAGCTTGAGCCAGCGCGGGCTCTCGCTTACGATGGTCAATCCTTCGAAGCCCCTTCCGCAGACCTTTTAGGTCAAGTTCACCAGTATGATCAGGCTCGAGGCTCGCCCAGAGCTTCTCGACACGAGCATCGCGAGAGTTCTGGGGCTCCCTAAGCCCCTCTTCGATTTCCTCCACGATGTTTGTCACGCGCATGACGACAGTTGTAACTGCAATGGTGGCATATCTCGTTCCGGCAAGATTTCAGGTACGTCGGGCGCAACAGGCGCAAAAAGCCCTGCGCTGCAGGAGAGCGTCGCTGTGGAAATAAAATCGAGGTACGGCGACTTCGAGGGAGGTATTGTCGGGTTACCGGAAGTTCATGGCTAAACTGTCGTAGGAAGGATTCGGGTCGGAAAGGaaaagatggtgttgaagtgcCAATGCCAATTGACGAGCTGTGACGTTGGTAGCTGAATGAAACCCCCCCAACCGGGTTAACGttttgctgctcttgctcAAAAATGCCTGTACCAAATACCAAATGCTACAGTGGAGCTACTTGCTGGATCTGACCTTAGCCCCGTCCGTCATGGCCCGGGGTGGCTATCAACAGCCGTCCTGCCCGCTGTTGGGCACTGCTTCGAAGCCTGGCGATCAATCAGAGGCACTGTATTATGCTTAGTGCCCTGGAAGGACCCGCTGAGCTATTCTCTTGCTGTCTCTAGCTGCCAACATCCTCGCTCTGTCTCGGCATAAACTCCTGGCTCCTCATCTCGAAGAATTTCTTTGTCAAGTTGCAAATATTCACATGATCTACGGACTAGTCAAGTGAAAAATATGTTCAATCAGTGGATTAATGGTTTAGTTTACTATTAGAGCGTCCTATCAAAACGTCTTATCTGAAGCTCACAAGTTTCTTATCTCATAATTGGGTTGCTCTCAGACAGTTCCGGGCATATGGTCCGACAAATCATCGAAATACACTTCCGCATATCTGAGATGCTACATAGAATATGATAGAATAACTATGCTTCACAGTTCAACAAAATTCTATGGAGGGGTTCACCTTATTTGATCTCTTGCACGGAGTCTTCCATGTCGTTAAACTACCAGGTTCATACGATAGTAAGATAAAGTTAAAGTTCTAGGACTATACAGACAGACAGCCAGCCTGGAAGCTTCATACAACACCAAAATGTATGAGTGTCTCTGATCTCCAATAACAATAACCAGTAACGCCTAAAACTCCCAGTCAATGCTCCTCAATGCTTAACCCGCATATACCATGCTTCATGTCTCGTTTCTCATAACTTGATCACTTATCTAAGCCTCTTGCCTTAACAAACCTGTTGATCTGTTCGCGAGTGAGCTTGTCGTTGTAATGTTCATAACATTCATAAAATGATATTATCTCCTGAGTAGCATCCACCATAGATGCAATCTCCACGTTGCTGTCGACCAGCCATTTCGCAAATTTTTGCACCCGCGACACCCGATCTTGTTGCCGCTTCTCCTTAGGTTCTACAGCAGCAGGCTCGGGCATTCCACCTTGTGCTTGTTGGCCCTGTGCTCGCATCAGCGCCTGTTGAGCGGCTGCTAGTCCTGCTGCGGCGGCCGCTCCTGAAGTGTTCTGGCCAGGACCGGAGTTATTAggtctcaacaccaaggccAGTAGGATGGCAACCATGGCGATAATATGTGGAGGGTATAGGAGCGGAAGATCCGTCATGAAGTGATCGTTGATGACCGAGCGAGCCAGTTGCACTTCGTCGTCCACCAACGATAATTCGCTTCGCAAGGCTGTGATCGTTCGATACGGTTGGAATACAATCAACTGTGATCGCATCTCGCTTATCATGAAGAACTCACACTCGCCCAGCTTGGACGTGTCGATGGCCACGAGATCTCCCCACATCTGTCGCGCCTCTGTCACGATGAGTCGAATATGTTGAGGAGACTCTTCTATTTTGCAGGCTAGGTATATCGCGGTCGCTATGACGAGGTATGGGTTCGTTCGGCGAATCTCGACTTTGGAGTAGAATCGCTTCATGTAGACCTGCGCCGTGGCCATGGATTGTTGTCGAATCGTTAATCGCTTCGCCAGCCGTATCAATTCTGCGCGTCCCTTGAGTCAGCCAATCAGTTCTCTCGTGTTATAGAGGTGTCCACGTACGTTGATTAAAATATATGTACAAATGGCGTTGCTGCGGAAGCGGAAACATTCGCACCAGTTCGGCATTGtcctcttcaagcttctgTCGCATTGTCGCGAGCTGCTCCTTGGTGAAGCTCCAGAAGCGACATTGTGTCGATTGCCAATAATTGGCTGACATGTCTTCTGATAGACCGTTAGGTACCAATTCCGCAAGAAGATTAGACTTTTAAGGAGGCAGGTTTGACAGCCGAAGCTGTTGAGGTTTCGTTGAAATAGTCAACTTGGAGAGGGGGCTCGCAAGGCTGGCAACGGCGCCACACGGAAGGGTCCCGTCTTGTGGCTGATTAGCGATATTAAACGACCTACCCAATAGAATTTGCACTTGAAGCGCCTGTTGTATAACTGGTAATTTACTAGCTGTAAATTAGTCTTGAGTATGAGATCGAGGTGAATTCGGCATTTCCTGACTGTGTTTGCACATGTCCTATTTATACTGGTACTTTCACTCTCGTCAGAGTCCAAATAAGTCATACTGGTAATCCGGTATCACTTGGATACTCCACTCATCATGCTCTCAAACTTGTAGAAGTCTAACTTTTCTCTCTGTTAATTGAGATTATACTCTTGTGTATCAAGAAGCTATTAAAGGTACTATCTGACTTCTAACTCGCCTTTGGGTATCAAAACTTGTCTCCGTCATAGCAACACTTCGCCACGTGTTAATGATTCGAAAATCGTCGTGATCTGTTCCTCATCCAACTCCTTGACGCCGTCCAGATCAAACATGGGGATGCCCTTGTCAGACTTTTTAAAAAGAAGTGTACCGCCCTCCTGTTCGTCGACCTCGATATACCCTGGCTTGGAACCCATGTGCCCTGGAACAAGTGCACACAAAAACGAGGTTAAGTCTGGCATGGAGTAGGATTTGTCAGGGTATTGTTGCTCAAGTGACACTTCATTTGTGACGATCTTGACGGGCTCCTCGTGGCAGTTGAAGCCCAGAATTCGCTTCTCGATACAGTGGCCTCCGAATTTCTTCAGGCCTAGGGCTGAGTACTTTATACTCTGCGCTGTATGTGAAGGCACGACGGTGAACTCTGCAAATTCCGCAGATCGGCTGAGAACGATCTTGGCTGCTTGTTGGTTGAGGGCGATGTTGAACTGGTTGGAGAAGAGATTCGCTGACATGTCGCAGGAACCCTATCACCATAAGTATCTTGTCAATGAGGAGTATGGATCAGACTTACCACCTGCAAGTGACACTTGATCTTGCTGGCTACGCCTCTATCGAGGAACTGTTGTAGGATTCTCAACGAAGAACCCCCAAAGAAACGAACGCTTCCCGCGGTCTGGATCCGATTCAAAACTTTGTCCAAGACAAGTCGTTCCACAGAAATGTCTGAGAGCTTTCTATCATGCTCGAGTCGCCAGATGCACTTGTTATACCAACCCCGCAGGTTATCGGTTCGACGGCCGAAATGTAACACTTTCTTCAGGATGTCGTAGTATTCCTTCAGCTCATTTTCAGTCCGGTTGACAAGCTCTTCATGGTGATGCATGTGCAGATTCACTGGGTTTTCGATATGTTCCAGAGTCTCGTAGTCCACAAGAACTTCGACGGGGTTGTTGTTAGACCACTCGGAAAGACAAGTTGCCAGGTCCAGTGCACTTAGCCGTGCATGCAAGGTGGCGTCGTTGATTGAGCCATACTTGGGCTTCACTGCCATCTCGAGCTATTATCATGGTCAGATTTGTCTATAGTATCTGATTCTGAGGGGAAAGCTTACGATCTTGCGATTATCTTTTGTCAGATctttgatatcatcaatATCCTGCTGCTTGATATCTCCGTTCAAAAGGGTCTTGAAAGGGTTCTCAAAGGATGGAAAGTGCTGTTTTATCAATTCCTTGCATCTGGTGATTTGATCCATTGTCATAGATAGTCCGAAACACACTTGACGAGGCTCTAGAATCCAAAGTACGCGGACGGTCGGCTTCCAGTATGTGGCCTTGAACAAGGCCATAGCCGCGGCCAAGTTATCTGAGTCGATGGAGTCATTATAATAAATGACGAGATCGTCCCCCATGGTGAATAGATTTGCTGATAGGGAAACTTCTGCTTCGATGCGCGATAGGTGAAAGTCGATGGGAAGGTTGAGAGATTTAAAAACAATGGAAGTAGTAATGtctgattgattgattggGAGGAAGCTTTGAAAGCTGGTGGGCTGTGCATTGGATCTCTCAGTAAGCTGGGCTGCCAATGTGCCGCTTAAAAAGCCCCGCGAAGCGCCTAGCACTATAGGTGTT
This window encodes:
- a CDS encoding mitochondrial carrier domain-containing protein, which translates into the protein MRVTNIVEEIEEGLREPQNSRDARVEKLWASLEPDHTGELDLKGLRKGLRRIDHPMKNADDMLKRIMEEVDQNGDGKIQYNEFRKFVENAERQLFALFRSIDKDGNGKLDKLELQTAFKNAGLTLSNRRLTEFFDDMDLNNDGYVTFDEWRNFLLFMPPHDHDSQLHAVLDFYYSVVSVTPEGDTLVSEETLEGLGTDGFRSLFITLFGSLLRVAFPYDFPRPIPSPDRTSTSVSQPSTSNPDESPNQTENMATAAAVSYPDYDDAATEISQEIAETLTQHVDDGTHGPEHEHTTGASTAVHKKFRLTQFVPDPGYFLAGAIAGGVSRTATAPLDRLKVYLLVNTSSRTETAGAALRQGRPLAALKNAAKPFGDAFRDLVRSGGVRSLFAGNGLNVIKIMPETAIKFGSYEAAKRALANFEGHGDPKHLSSWSKFASGGFAGMIAQASVYPLDTLKFRLQCETVKDGLQGAALVRQTAVKMYADGGVRACYRGLTMGLVGMFPYSAIDMGTFELLKKSYKSYYARKNNVHEDDVKPGNIATGIIGATSGAFGASVVYPLNVVRTRLQTQGTAMHPATYTGIWDVTRKTIQREGYRGLYKGLTPNLLKVAPALSITWVVYENSKRILGLS